A part of Polynucleobacter sp. MG-Unter2-18 genomic DNA contains:
- the pufL gene encoding photosynthetic reaction center subunit L has protein sequence MAMLNFEKKYRVRGGTLIGGDLFDFWVGPFYVGFFGVTTVFFTFLGTAMIFWGTSQVGVFNPWLINIAPPDLKYGLGPAPMMEGGLWQIITICALGAFGSWALREVEISRKLGMGLHVPLAFSMAIFAYFSLVVIRPVLMGAWGHGFPYGILSHLDWVSNTGYQYLHFHYNPAHMIAVTLFFTTTLALALHGALVLSSTNPAAGKTVRTPEHEDTFFRDIIGYSVGTLGIHRLGLFLALAAVFWSAVCIVISGPFWTKGWPEWWTWWLNLPIWG, from the coding sequence ATGGCCATGCTCAACTTTGAAAAGAAATACCGCGTACGCGGCGGGACACTTATCGGTGGAGATCTATTTGATTTCTGGGTAGGCCCGTTTTACGTGGGATTTTTTGGTGTCACTACAGTCTTCTTTACGTTTCTCGGGACTGCAATGATTTTTTGGGGAACCTCTCAGGTAGGGGTCTTTAATCCCTGGCTAATCAATATTGCTCCGCCCGATCTGAAGTATGGTCTAGGGCCAGCTCCCATGATGGAGGGCGGACTTTGGCAAATCATTACGATTTGTGCCTTAGGCGCATTCGGATCATGGGCTTTGCGCGAGGTAGAGATCTCCAGAAAACTGGGTATGGGTCTTCATGTTCCGCTGGCTTTTAGCATGGCAATTTTTGCGTACTTTAGCTTGGTGGTAATTCGTCCAGTGCTGATGGGTGCATGGGGACATGGATTCCCGTATGGAATCTTGAGTCACCTTGATTGGGTATCCAATACCGGTTATCAGTACCTGCACTTTCATTACAACCCGGCTCATATGATTGCGGTGACCTTATTCTTCACTACAACCTTAGCGCTTGCCCTGCATGGTGCTTTAGTTCTGTCTTCTACCAATCCTGCTGCTGGTAAGACTGTCAGGACTCCGGAGCATGAAGATACTTTCTTCAGGGACATTATTGGTTATTCAGTAGGAACCTTGGGAATTCACCGCCTCGGTTTATTCCTGGCATTAGCAGCCGTCTTTTGGAGTGCAGTTTGTATCGTGATCAGCGGGCCTTTCTGGACAAAAGGATGGCCTGAGTGGTGGACGTGGTGGTTGAATTTGCCTATCTGGGGGTAG
- the pufA gene encoding light-harvesting antenna LH1, alpha subunit: MWRIWKLYDPLRAMVAQGVFLFALAAMIHLILLSTVQYKWLDGMSQEQYKAAISAAKK, translated from the coding sequence ATGTGGAGAATTTGGAAGTTATACGACCCACTACGTGCAATGGTTGCCCAAGGAGTTTTTCTCTTTGCTTTGGCAGCGATGATTCATCTCATTTTATTGAGCACTGTTCAGTACAAATGGTTGGATGGCATGAGTCAAGAGCAGTACAAAGCAGCAATCTCTGCAGCGAAGAAGTAA
- the pufB gene encoding light-harvesting antenna LH1, beta subunit → MSENRSISGLTDAEAQEFHAFYVQGLLGFTAIAVVAHILVWAWRPWFF, encoded by the coding sequence ATGAGTGAAAACAGATCTATATCTGGGCTTACCGATGCAGAAGCTCAAGAATTCCATGCATTTTATGTGCAAGGTCTTCTTGGATTTACTGCCATCGCTGTCGTCGCGCACATACTTGTATGGGCATGGCGTCCATGGTTCTTTTGA